The sequence ATCTTTTCTTCTGCATCGTCAAGAGAATTACACATCAAATTCCACCTCCAGGGTTGCATTATATTTGCACTAACGCCAGAAGACAAAGAGATGCTTCAGCTCTTCCTGAGGGCTTTGCTGCAGCAGATGatgcagaaaaagagaaaacctaACATGACTTCCAGGTCTGAGCAGGGCAGATGTCAAACAAAACACCTTTATAGGTAAAATATGTATGCGCCAAGTGCATGTATCCTTCATGGCTGGTGCAACCATGAGGCATTTCTGCTTCGGGATCGATTTCCCTGTTTTCTGATGCATCCTGTTAATAAAATTTAGGTTCCTTCTCAGAAACATGGCTTCTGAAAGAGTCTGcagtgcctgtccccagggcaggtCTGAACTGCAGGAGGCTCAGTGTACTTTGGCAGATGTTTACAACATGTCACCTTATAAAATCACATGGAAAGGTTGGCGTGAATTCTTGTTAATGCCTTTCCTTTCTTGTGTTGCTGTTGGCTTTCAGCATGTGTGGAGCGAAAGTGAGGACTGCTTACCTTTTCTGCAGCTCGCACAGGACTACATCTCCTCCTGTGGGAAGAAGACACTCCATGAAATATTGGAAAAAGTCTTCAAATCCTTCAGACCCGtaagtgctttttttccccttctaaaCGTTGATAGTTAGCTATGACTTTTAATAGGACAGCACTGGATAGAACAAGCTGGATTTTCTTCTCCAGAAATTTGCATCTCCAGTTAGCTGCCTGGGTACAGGAGTGTTAGCACATAAGCTAGCATCAGGCAATTGGAAATTGTTTCTTGAAAGTCAGCTGCCTTTTTATTTCCATCTCTGTGTTTGAGAGGATGAGATTCCTGTGTGGGATGGGAGGCCAGCTGATGTGTCAGCCGGTGGCAGCGGCAGAGGCTTGTGTCCTGCTGATGCAGCACTGAGTCCAAGGAACAGGATACAAGTCAGCGCCACGGGACTTTGTGGCAGAGCTGTTTCCTGGCACTGGAACTGGGGAGTTTTGCAAGGATTTGAACAGCAAGAGTAAACCTCTGGGAAATGAAGTACGGTCTCTCCTCAGggtggtttattttattttatggttgttttttttttttagtgactGGTTTGGCCACTGCTTGAGAAGAAGTTGGAAGAGAAGCCAGGTTTTGTGGCGAGGGGGCCcgtatttttctgttttgctgctaCTCAGCTTTCTCCATCCTAGTTTGACAAACTAAGATTTGTGCCAAAGCCAGGATTTCATCAGGGTAAACTGTCTTAGGCTGGCTGTTGTCCTTCATTTTGCCAAATACTCCTTTTGGATGTTTTGGGGCTGGCTAAGGGCTTGGTGCAAAGCAGGGGAAGGTTTGTAGCCAGAGCCATTCTCCTGTCATGTCCATGAGAAAGTTCACCAATGCACATTTTTATACTCAACTTTCCCCTCCTGTCTTTTTCTGGCTGACTAATTGAGAAGACTGGAAATGTATCCCAAGTATTTAGTATGAAAACACTGACCCTCCCTGTGTCACACCCTTGCACAGATCACCACAGCTGATCGACATAAAATAACATAGTTTAAAGAATCCTTTGAGAGGCTAGAAATAAATAGAACAGATGCACACTTTTCTTAGAAAGGGCTGGAAATCTGATCTGTCACTACAGCTGCTTGTAATTgtgaaaacatgcaaaaaataCAAGTATGTTTCCCGGAACAATATTGGGCTCTAAGATCTTCATAGCTGTCTTCTCCTGCTCAGGGAAGCTGTGTCTTTGATGAGAAACTTCCATTGGTTTAACTAAGGAGGACTTAAAAAGACTTAATTAAATTGGTGCAGATTATGTATTTCATTTAAACCACATTTATTCCAGTTTAATTTAAGTTACTGAGAAATTGACTTCAGTCAAACCAAGTTGAGCTACTCTTCAGAATAAAAAGGTTGAAAGCAAGGGGAACCATTATCCTGAGCCCTTCATTAATACATCACATTTCACCTCATGATTCTCACGGCTGACCATATAAAATGACATTGAACTAGAATGTGTCTTTTCCAAAGACACACACTCTTGATGTAGTCTTCAGGTGACTTAAAGGATACAACACTGCTGGGCACTTTTTCTTCTCATGGCTAGTTACGGTGCTCTGAATAACTCTTTTGTTTACAATCTGCATTTTTCTAGTTTTGCTCCTTAGCTGttgaatttcattttgcttttgtttgctcAAAAATGGTGTCCTCAGTTGCCAAAAATCTCTTTCAGACTGGAATCAAGTACCTCTTCATTTTCTCGTGGTTGTACCACAGATAATTAAGTTTCTCAGGTTCTCCTTTCACCCAGTATTGAGAGATTTGCATCAGCATAGCAAAACGGAGTTTATCATTTGAGGTATGGCTGTGTGTAGATAAGTTTAATTAAGGAATGTattgacatttttttcctcagagtaACTATTAAAAATAGCACATACATGGGaggaaagattttaaaaattgaatggTGTTACAGTAAATGTATGGAAACGGTTATTTTGCACCCTCAGGCCTTTCCCAGAAGAAATCTGAACAAAAACCTCTTTTCTCTGAGATGGGGAAATTATTTCCTTGGCATCACTTTATACTGTCTCCTGTCCTTTCTGAACTGGACCCATTTTACTAATGAGACCACCTTGCTGTCAGCTTCAAGGCAACTGCATTTGCAGGGCATTTCTTCTCCTCTATCCCAGCAAATCATCTGACAGAGACCAGTCTGGCAAACTCCAGTGTGAAAAATGGCAGTTCAGGAAAAAACTGCAACTGAAGGTCAGACTGGGCTTTTCTGAAGTATCTGGTAGCTCTGCCTttcactgggggctctgggacactggggaccaGGTTTTTAGCAGGTGCTTGCTAAGCACTGTAAAGCACCTTCTGAAAGTCTTCTCCATTTTGGTATTCCCAGTAGACATCTGTCATTATTAGACAGTTCTGAATTTCTTTGTTGGGGTCctttgaaaggaaatatttagaaGAAAACAGTGGCAGTGCATCTGCAGCTTTCCATGCCGTTTTGCACAGCATGAGCATCTGCCTTCCCATAACTGAGGGCTCCAAAAACAACTTTTTCCAGTAactcagctcagccctgctctgcatGTTCATGATAACAGCCCAGCCATGTCTCCATGACCTTGCCCTGGGGCTGTGGAGTGGGAAGGGACTGCCTTCTCATGCTGCTGGGCCCTGTGTTTTGGAGACAGTGAGAATATGAATGCCCAGCAGTTGGCATCCCTCTCAGTGAGAGTCAGAGAATTCCTTCTTTTCAGCAGTCTTCCGTGGGGCAATGGGAGTGGTCTAGGTCTGCCCCCTGTCCGTCACTGCTCTCAGGCATCTCTCCCCTAATGTTTTATGTGCCTAAACACAGTGCCAAGCAGGATATTTAATTAGatagactttttaaaaagtgccAGTTTGCCTGCAACAACTATCCACACTTCTCAAGGTGTTTCTTTATTGAAGGTAGTGAGGGGCATGTTGTCTGTACCCATTACTGCCTTCCTGGGTCAGTTTCCATAAAACTTTATGATTTGTCTTATTATCCACTTCTTCAGGGAGCATCTAGAAATGCCAGACACCACAAAGGTACATGATCTCAACCAATAGCACTGGGCTCAAATACTGTTATTTGCCTCAGAGCATAACATCTCCTCCTGTGTTTTAGTCTTTCTGGTGTCAGAGGTACCATACTCTGGTGCTAGGGGGTGCCCATGCTGGTGCTTTTAAGCATATCTGTCCGGAGACATAGTCCTTCCCACAGGGATTCAACAGAACTGTGTTATCTCTAGTGTAGCATCACACAGACTGCTAAAGCTCAGTCTTGTACATGGCTTATTTTTCAGTGTGCTTGTGTGCCAGCTTTTAGTAGGACGCAGTGTCACTCTGCTTCCGTGAGTTAGTAACTCTGAGGTTATTTGTAAAATCAGGGCACTTTGAAAGGGTTAAGAAAGACAAATATAAGAAATGCCTGAAGGACATCACACCAACTGGCAAAGTTTGCAGGAAACCAAGGCATGAGTTATACAATTCAGCAGCAGATTCCAGGGGTCCTATGCTGAGCTCATCTTCAGCCTGGAAAGCCTACATCTGAAGCGGGGAGTCTGCAGTGTAAAAGCCATTTATTCCATATTCACTGTATCCAGGCATGTCCCAGTGACCTCTCCTTTGCCTCCAGATGGATAGTTTGGCCAGCAGAAATAAATAGCTGTAGTTCAGGCAATGCTGCTGGTTGTtatcctccctccttccctcctcaccATGCCCTGACCTCCTCCTAGCCATGCATCCCTGCCTGgtagtttttttcccttggctttTCTGCTGATGAATCAGCTCTCTCTTTCTACaacagttttctgttttacatattttcttcttgttttcctcTGCAGTTAAGTCCTTTCAAGTCTGCTGCATAGCTGATACTTCAAAATACATAGCAGCTATGGACTAGAAGCAGAAACTAGTGTGTGGGAAAGAAGATAAGGTGGGAGTCAATCTAAGATCAGCCCAGGGCATCTTCATCATCTTATTTTGTCCTTACCTTTTGTATACCCTCCTTCTGTTTTGTCCCAatgtttgtagagctccctgcTCTTTAGATCCTGTTCCTCCCTTCATGTGTTGAAGGTGTGGGCTGATTTGTCATTGCAGTCCAGAGAGAAGTAAGGGGTTAACAGCTGCGAGGGACCACCCTAATCCTGTGTGAAGCAACAGGATATGACACCTAAAAGCAAGACGTGCATGGTTGAAGTCCTTGGTGGCTTGTAGAGTCATAAAGTGTCTGTGGGAGAATAAAACTGCATCTCCTTTGGAGCAGaatctcatcccatcccatcccaccccacccccatTCTTCTGCTGTAAAACCACTAAAGTCTACAGCATCACTCTGTTTTACACTGCTCTCTCTGATTCACGCTGCTCCAGGGAATGAGGAGCTGGATTTCCTGATGGCGAAGAGAGAGGAGATGTGTGAAAAGCAGGATGTACTCCCCATCCTTTGGGATTGTGCATGTGTTTGGAATTCTTGTGCTGCATGTTGTGTTTTCCATACTAATTTTGCAGTATAGTATCCCATAAAATGAAGATTAATGTGACTCATTTCCTTGCAAATCAAAGAGGAATTATGACcagaggtggggaaaaaaaatgcaatcaaAACTCTTTCTACCAGGTGATACAAACAGGAGTACAACACTCACATTTAAATTGAATATACCAGATTAGTTTATCAAAAATAATACTGGTGTATAAGAAGATCTAGAAAGAGTCCTTGATTTTgacttttaaaaactgaatattttaattttatcttcaaCATGAAATAAAACCCTGCATCCTGAAAATGAACTGAGCCGTTCATGTTCAGTTAAGCATTTGATTTGAGAAATATGTATGCAGAGGAACAATTACTTTGTTCtgctcagaaaacaaaaatgttttccatttggGGTCTCTCggtaagtatttttaaaatgtgaaggAGGGGATTTAGTCAGCAAATTCTCCTTCCATTTCCCTGCTGAAGAAAGCCTGTAACTAAAAATCTAATTTTCTCCCAGTGGCAGTGAAGAATACAAGCTTCATTGCACCCAGAAGCTAATTCTATGCCTTGTATTTATGTccagtaaataattttgaatgtcGATCACAGACTGAATTAGTTTAAGTCCCTGAAAATCTGCCTCATTGCAACCTTCCCATTTCCATGCTCTCACCTAAAGAGTGTCACTCTCCTCATGATTTTTCTGGGCTTTGCCTCTTTCAAGAGCTAACAGCTGCATCACTCTCCAAAGAGGGTGTAACATGCATCTGTGCTGCTCTTCCAGCTCTGCAAGCTAAATACATAGTATTCTCAGTAATGCCTGGCctataattttgctttttggcTATTAATAGCTGCTAGTGGAGGAATCTGAGATTTCCACAACAGATGCGTTATTTTGTTCGTTATTTGGTTTATTGTCTTCCTGACTTCTGTTGGCATGGCAGCCTTTTGTTGGAGAGGTGAGAAGTTCAAACATGGCTGTTTGCTCCTTTTCCTGTACTGAAGAGGTGAAGTTGCAGTGGTCGGAGCCATCAGGTGGAGGTATCCAAACATTGTTCAAGGAAGATGAACTGGCAGTTCCTTGCAAGCCCAAATCTAATTTGCAGAAGTTTAAAGGAACAGTATTTCAGTGGAATATACAGCAATTCTTACTGCAAGGGCTTCACACAGCAGGCAAGACTTTATCTGGTGTGATGGAGTGAAGGCTTCAAGAAGAGCATTTGACATGGCAGGTCTTTGGGTTTTTAGGGACTCCTTGCCTATTCCACGCTAGCCAGTATTTCATGAGgatgttttcttctttgcttttataGGGCTGATGAAAAACAAACTTAAACCAAGACAACTACTGCTACAGTATTATCATGGTTCTTTCTGAAGTTAAACCACTGCCAAGTCTAAACACTCAACAATTCATAATGTGACCTCAGGGAAGAATGTGAAGCTTTTTGCAAGtgctttgctttggttttatttatcttCTGGTCTCTGAGTGCTTAATTTGGTGTGAGGATGCATTTTCAATTCTTTCTTTATCCCAGGAGGGAGACAAAGAGAGTCAAGATCATTATGTAGTACTGTTATTCCAGGGTTTGAGCTTTTTAAGAAGTGTGTGTAGGATTTGTGTGAAGATATGCAGCAAAGCTGCACAAATGGGTAATTCACTGTTACAcagtattttctcttctttgtaGTTACTTGGGCTTCCAGATGTTGATGATGATGCATTTGAAGAATATAACGCAGATGTGGAAGAAGAGGAGCCAGAAGCCGATCACCAACAGATGGGTGTCAGTCAGCAGTGATTTTCTGAGAAGCTATAAAAAATTCTGAAGCCTTTGGTACCAATTGGGGTCAGGTGGTCCCACGTTAGCCTGTATGAATTAGCACATCACAAGGGGATATCTGGCTGCCAAGATAAAAGTTTTACaaaaaatggtttttaaaacaataataatcCATGATGAGCTTTGCTAAGAAGTGACCTGAATTTTGCTCCTGCTTCAGTGGGTTTTCTATGGAATTGTCTTGGTAGCATTCTGCCGTTATCAGTCTAGAAGTAGTTTTGTCGCTGACTTGTCTCTTCGATTTGTGTTCGAGAGTAGTGTTTGCTGACAGGAATGTAGAGTACTGAGAATGTAGGAGGTGTGTGGGGGGAGTGCTGAGTCCTCACCCGTGACCTTTCCAAGGAAACCAGTGCAGAGAGCAAACACCACCTGCGCTTTTCTTTTTAGTTCAACAGCTATACGTTTTTGACAAAGTACCAAatgaggagagacttttcctgAAAAACAGTAGTTTAGTAGTGGTTGGTGCTGCAGAAGTGCATATGAAGGCCTAATGAAAATAATGGGAAGTAAAAAATCCAGGGAGTGTCAGATGTATTGATGTCATTTCACTGACACCTGAGTTTCCAAGTGCTGAATTAATAACTGGGAGTAACAGGCACCAGCAGCACTCATTATAACCAGCCCTGGTACTTTGACACCATGTGATCCAAAGGCAAGTGCTGCTTTCTTACAAATCAAGCAAAAAATAGCTGTTGCTTATCCCTCTTCTGTATGACAACTAACTTTAAACCTTGCTGGTTTTGATACACTGCCCAGTTATTACTCAAACCTCGTGGCATTGTGCattagaatcatggaatcattgaatatgctgagttggaaggttCCCATTAGGATccttgagtccaactcctggccctgcgcAGGGCACCctaagagtcacaccatgtgcctgagagtgttgtccaaatgcttcttgaactctgtcaggtttgtgctgtgaccacttccctggggagcctgttccagtgccctaccaccctctgggtgaggAACATTTCCTGATACCCAgcttaaacctcccctgacagcTTCAGACCATTctcttgggtcctgtcactggtcatgAGAGTGAAGAGATCTGTAgctgtccctcctcttcccctcctgaGAATGCTGAAGAccacaatgaggtctcccctcagtctcctccaggctgaacaaaccaagtgacctcagccactcctcaccaGGCTTCCCTTCCAGACCCTTCATCATCCTTGTTGCGTTCTTCTGGACACTTTCTAATAGTTAAATGTCTTCTTTACACTGTGGCttccaaaactgcccccagcacttgaagtgaggctgccccagtgcaaagcagagcaggacaatcccctcccttgccagctggtgatgctgtccctgatgcaccccaggacacacTTGGCCCTTCTGGTGACTCACATTCAACTTACCATCAATCAGGAcgcccaggtccctttccacagcactgctctccagcctctcattccctGGTCTTTACATGCAACTAGGGTTGCCCtgtcccaggtgcagaatccagtGGTTGCCCCTGTTAAAACTGCACACAGTTGGTGATTGCCCATCTCTCTAATTTGTcgaggtctctctgcagggcctctctGCCCTCAAGAGAGTTGTCATCTTCTCCCAATTTAGTGTCATCAGCAAATTTACTCAGTATTCCTTCAAGTCCTGCATCCTGATTCCTAATGAGATGTTGAAGAGCACAGGGCCAGGGATGGAACTCTGTAGAGCCTCACTGGTGACAGATGACCAGTCTGATGTCACTCCATTCACTGTAACCCTTTGTGCCCAGCCTGTGAACCAGTTGCTCACCCATCCCATGGCatgtttatccagctgtgtgctggacaTTTTGGTCAGAAGGATACTTTTGATACAGTATCAAAAGCTTTACTGAACTCCAAATATATAACATCATCTTGGTTCCCTTGATCAGCTAGGTGGATTACCTTGTTATAAAAGGAAGTCAGGTTCGACAAGCAGGACTTTGCCTTCATGAAGCCATGCTGGCTGTGACCAGTGACTGCACTGTACTCCAGGTGTTTTTATATACCTTCCAgaataatattttccattattttactGGGCACTGAATGAGACTGACAGGCCTGTAGTTTCCGGGATCTTCCTTGAGTGCAACTTGAATGCAACTTAACACTGAAGCCATAAGGGTGTCAACCAACACCTGGCTCTTAAAATTATGCCAGACCTCTTCCTGGGCCTTTGAGCTAGTCTGGGCTTATTGGAGGGGAGCTAAAATACTGCTTCAGCTGATATAAAATTTAGTGAGGTTTTACTTATCAGGGGACCTGCTCCCCAAGGGGTTTGGCAAGGGTTTTCGTATGAAGGAGAAGATGACCCCTCATATTTTTTACCTGTTTTACGTAGTTCCAAGTAACTTGGATGAGTGCCAGACTGTGAAGATGCAGGGTCTCTTTATTTACTTGCCTTTTGTACTGAAAATATAAGAAGCAAAGGTAATTCTGTTGTAATACAGATGTTTTCCACAATCAAGAGCAATGTTTCTAAATTTACTccttttttccaattttttaaaaattgtaaaacAAAGGTCACACACTTCAAAGGCCCTTTTATACAGAATTAGCTTTATAAAAACAAAGAGTGATTGAAGAGAAAATGCTTGGACAATTCCTATAAATAACTCGCATTATTTTGAAAACCCTGTTGTTAATGATGTCTCCTTTTCAATGgattttttaaagactttttccAGGGTTACTAAAGAGAGCAAGTTTTCTTGATGGTTTACATTTATGATGGTGGTTTGAGAGATGCATAGCACATGATTTTTTGTGTTGGAAGCAAAGATCTTCCATTACTGGGATGTGTTACCTGAGTCTGCACAGAAGTGTCTGCAACACTGTAAAAGTCAGAGtttaagaatattaaaaaaaaaaaaaaaacgtggAAGAAAACCAGAGCTTAATGCAACTTTGTACATTCTTTCAGCGTGCAGGCATAGACATGGTAGTTGCAGCACCTTTTCTATGGACTAGTGACGTGAGAACTGTAGCAGTTCACTGTATAACACTGTATAGCAGCAATAGGCTTTTTGCTTACTGAAATAAAGTGTAAGACCAGTGGTTTCCACCTCTGCTTTAAGCtcctaaatttttatttcctctccaGCTAGGACAGATGCTACAACCTTAAACAGAGCCTTCCTTTGGAAGAACACC comes from Lonchura striata isolate bLonStr1 chromosome 1, bLonStr1.mat, whole genome shotgun sequence and encodes:
- the MTURN gene encoding maturin, with translation MAFEALAEAAERWCARTPFQLIAAEETERRMDFYAEPGVSFYVLCPEAACGDNFHVWSESEDCLPFLQLAQDYISSCGKKTLHEILEKVFKSFRPLLGLPDVDDDAFEEYNADVEEEEPEADHQQMGVSQQ